The Candidatus Cloacimonadota bacterium genome contains the following window.
CGCGAGATCGTTTTGGGTGGAGCAGCTTTGAATAAAGAAGTGGAAACCTTCCTGCGGGATATTAAATTTCGCTATACTGTTGGTTATGGCATGACGGAATGCGGACCTCTGATCAGTTATGTGAGCTGGAAAAATTTTAAAAGATCTTCCTGCGGAAAAGTAGTAGATAATATGGAAGCCCGTATCGATTCCAACGATCCACAAAATGAAGTAGGTGAGATACTGGTTCGTGGTGAAAATGTGATGAATGGATATTACAAAAACAAGGAAGCAACAGCTGCAGCAATTGATGAAGAAGGCTGGCTGCATACCGGTGATCTGGGAATTCTGGACAATGAAAACAATGTATTTATCAAAGGACGCAGCAAAAGTATGATTCTGGGTGCTTCCGGCAAGAATATCTATCCAGAAGAACTGGAAGCCAGATTGAATAATCTGCCCTTTGTCCAGGAATCTATCGTCATCGAAAAAGACGGAAAACTGGTTGCGCTGGTCTATCCCGATATGGAAGCGGTCGATTCCGAAAAGATCGATGAACATGAATTGAATAAAAAAATGGAAGAAAATCGGATTCTGATGAATAAATACTTTCCTGCCTATATGGCTATCAATAGGATAGAGATCTATCCCGAAGAATTTGAAAAAACACCAAAACGCAGCATCAAACGTTTTTTGTATTCGAATTAATAATATTCTAAGGATTCTTTATGTGGCGTCCATTGCTGATAATTTTGCTGATTTTTGCAGTCCTGGCAGGTTTGTATTATTATTACAACAAACCGGAAATTACTGAGAACAGTGAAGAACAGATAAACGCTAATAAAACACCCAGGCAATCTGCGCTTTTCCGCCCCAAATCTATTGCTTACAAAACTGGACTGCTGGACTTGATGATATCTCCAATGGCTCGTTATTCGATTTCTGCCAGAATTTTATCCAAACGGCGTTATGTTCGAGGATGGCAATCGGAGATTTCTCCGTGGGACATTGTTTTCGGCTGGGGTGATGCTGCCAAAATGATAAGTGTGGAAAATCTTGGAATTAAACAGGCTGTTCGCCATTATTCTTTTCGAGTAGCAGCCGATATTCCGATGACAGGTGAATACATCAGAACTCACACCTCCAATAATCACATAATTCCAGCAAATGATAATATTCGCAAAGCAATTTTGTTTCTGAGTAAATATGATATTGTGAAAATGGAAGGTTATCTGGTTAATGTTAATGGTAAAAAA
Protein-coding sequences here:
- a CDS encoding AMP-binding protein produces the protein REIVLGGAALNKEVETFLRDIKFRYTVGYGMTECGPLISYVSWKNFKRSSCGKVVDNMEARIDSNDPQNEVGEILVRGENVMNGYYKNKEATAAAIDEEGWLHTGDLGILDNENNVFIKGRSKSMILGASGKNIYPEELEARLNNLPFVQESIVIEKDGKLVALVYPDMEAVDSEKIDEHELNKKMEENRILMNKYFPAYMAINRIEIYPEEFEKTPKRSIKRFLYSN